From the genome of Psychrilyobacter atlanticus DSM 19335, one region includes:
- a CDS encoding OmpA family protein — protein sequence MKKLLFGMAALALVTTTYAEGLEIKAGYDVWRNISKDYMGDSGGSMDQGWTLGAEYLWGSGGNYSYGLGTEFRSRIEDDNNEYNESMPFYLVGKYDMLDEMFYLVGRGGYNAASNVTGGNTRGGHYVGFGIGRDIGLFNLEVLYENMGYEFKREDQKGYHDSVGIKFGMKLGEFYDMMMQDTTPSEETLAVIEENNSSMMAEEVSVVEENEMFPVVEVEPVMKYTLVNFQFNDGELNDEAKADLDKLKPEVEGAKKITVTGHTDTRGSAEYNQVLSEERAQAVVDYLEISEETEVEVIGKGETTPLGEDHDANRRVEIDIEK from the coding sequence ATGAAAAAACTTTTATTTGGTATGGCAGCATTGGCGTTGGTGACTACAACCTATGCAGAGGGATTAGAGATCAAAGCCGGGTATGATGTTTGGAGAAATATATCTAAAGATTATATGGGTGACAGTGGGGGATCGATGGACCAAGGGTGGACCCTGGGAGCAGAATACCTATGGGGATCCGGAGGGAATTATTCCTATGGGCTGGGAACTGAATTTAGATCAAGAATAGAAGATGACAATAATGAATATAATGAGTCTATGCCTTTTTATTTAGTGGGTAAATACGATATGTTGGACGAGATGTTCTATCTGGTTGGAAGAGGGGGATATAACGCAGCTTCTAATGTGACTGGGGGAAATACTAGAGGGGGACATTATGTAGGGTTCGGTATAGGAAGGGATATCGGGCTTTTTAACTTGGAAGTTTTATATGAAAATATGGGTTATGAATTTAAAAGAGAGGATCAAAAGGGATATCATGACAGTGTAGGGATAAAATTTGGAATGAAATTAGGAGAATTTTACGACATGATGATGCAGGATACGACTCCTAGTGAAGAAACTTTAGCTGTTATAGAAGAAAATAATAGTTCAATGATGGCAGAAGAGGTGTCTGTTGTAGAAGAAAATGAAATGTTTCCAGTAGTAGAGGTAGAGCCTGTAATGAAATATACCTTAGTTAATTTTCAATTTAATGATGGTGAATTAAATGATGAGGCTAAAGCTGATTTGGATAAGTTAAAACCAGAGGTGGAAGGAGCTAAAAAAATAACTGTGACAGGGCATACAGATACTCGTGGGTCTGCTGAATATAACCAAGTATTATCAGAGGAGAGAGCTCAGGCAGTGGTGGATTATTTGGAAATTTCAGAAGAAACAGAGGTAGAAGTTATCGGCAAGGGTGAAACGACGCCATTAGGAGAAGATCACGACGCTAATAGAAGAGTTGAAATAGATATAGAGAAATAA
- a CDS encoding APC family permease encodes MLKKEIKKMDILSLAIGAIIGTGAFILPGTMFLKAGMINSIIAILMGGLIMVGIEKNYGYLLHKFPVAGGEYAFTYDAFGWKHALTCGWFLTLAYSSLVPFNATGLAFVAKFIMPGVLKVGYLYTIAGSSIYLGEIGIAIFALCFFAYLNIKGVKLASNFQNIMVLLLVGIVFLFLSLAIARAGIDNSYTMTFLTGQKITLSNILKVLSIAPMLFVGFDCIPQVAEELNFEAKEASRLAVFSIIIGALIYCSILFFTSFGITLEEVASGDITWATGHTVEYYFGKIGLWSLGIALLSAIVAGINGFYMAASRLLFAMSRGKILPEFFGVLDPKHHTPKNAILFILGISLIAPWFGRNVLGWIVGTSSVGASIGYLYTSLSSYKLYKEEYNKVYLPSIFGAIAGIIFLILLLMPGLNSSLSMPSAIIVIVWGIIGLSFYKFYDLKVVHYTKEELDELILNRDSDGNFKEK; translated from the coding sequence ATGTTAAAAAAAGAAATTAAAAAGATGGATATATTATCTTTGGCAATTGGAGCAATTATAGGAACTGGAGCTTTTATCCTTCCAGGAACTATGTTTTTAAAAGCAGGGATGATAAATTCTATTATAGCTATCCTTATGGGTGGGCTTATAATGGTAGGAATAGAAAAAAATTATGGTTATCTACTCCATAAGTTTCCAGTAGCAGGGGGAGAGTATGCGTTTACTTACGATGCGTTTGGATGGAAGCATGCATTGACATGCGGATGGTTTCTAACGTTGGCATATTCAAGTTTAGTACCCTTTAATGCTACAGGACTGGCTTTTGTTGCAAAATTTATAATGCCGGGAGTGTTGAAGGTAGGATATCTATATACCATAGCAGGATCGAGTATATATTTGGGAGAAATTGGGATAGCAATATTTGCCCTGTGTTTTTTCGCTTATTTAAATATTAAAGGGGTGAAATTAGCCTCAAACTTTCAAAATATAATGGTGCTTTTATTGGTAGGAATAGTATTTTTATTTCTAAGTTTAGCCATAGCAAGAGCAGGTATAGACAATTCATATACAATGACTTTTCTTACCGGTCAAAAGATCACTCTATCTAATATATTGAAAGTGTTATCTATTGCTCCAATGTTATTTGTAGGATTTGACTGTATTCCGCAAGTAGCAGAGGAACTAAATTTTGAAGCTAAAGAAGCTTCTAGATTAGCTGTATTTTCTATTATAATCGGAGCTTTAATCTATTGTTCGATCTTATTTTTTACAAGTTTCGGGATAACTCTGGAAGAGGTTGCTAGTGGGGATATAACATGGGCAACAGGACATACTGTTGAATATTATTTTGGTAAGATCGGACTATGGTCTCTGGGGATAGCTTTACTTTCGGCTATTGTAGCGGGGATAAATGGATTTTATATGGCTGCCAGTAGATTATTGTTTGCCATGTCTAGGGGAAAGATACTGCCGGAATTTTTTGGTGTATTAGATCCCAAACATCATACTCCTAAAAATGCTATTTTGTTTATTCTAGGAATATCATTGATTGCACCATGGTTCGGTAGAAATGTATTGGGATGGATAGTAGGGACTTCCAGTGTAGGAGCATCCATCGGGTATCTCTATACCAGTCTATCTTCTTATAAGTTATACAAGGAAGAGTATAACAAGGTTTATCTGCCATCTATATTTGGTGCTATAGCCGGGATAATTTTCTTAATCTTATTATTGATGCCGGGATTGAACAGTTCTTTGTCCATGCCATCAGCAATTATAGTAATAGTTTGGGGAATTATAGGTCTGTCATTTTATAAATTTTATGATCTCAAGGTGGTGCATTATACCAAAGAAGAGTTGGATGAACTGATCTTAAACAGGGATTCCGATGGGAACTTTAAGGAAAAATAA
- a CDS encoding cupin domain-containing protein → MVEEVFKMSTGDKTVVEKLILEDDLNYIHMVFEKGKGLPLHYSNAVVHMTVIRGKLSITLGDEKTKIYEKGNLLRIPYDVKMHVRNEDDEVLELIVIKAPGAKHPVKYAR, encoded by the coding sequence ATGGTAGAAGAAGTATTTAAAATGTCAACTGGAGATAAAACAGTAGTAGAAAAATTAATCCTAGAGGATGATTTAAACTATATTCATATGGTATTTGAAAAAGGAAAGGGGTTGCCTTTGCACTATTCAAATGCAGTTGTACATATGACTGTTATTAGGGGAAAATTATCTATAACTTTAGGAGATGAAAAAACTAAAATATATGAAAAAGGGAATCTTTTGAGAATTCCATATGACGTAAAGATGCATGTTAGAAACGAAGATGATGAAGTTTTAGAGCTTATAGTTATAAAAGCTCCAGGAGCCAAGCATCCTGTAAAATATGCAAGGTAG
- a CDS encoding DEAD/DEAH box helicase, which yields MYDKFISKSEERVEVYFKLRFFEKKSYVEVVDKKGDEISLPMTPIQTDKNTLEIISNLELINEHNYFNISWENEDNLIYLEENPHLFELLRKSKYFVTDDFKGISIRENKRQITLKLEKSKEKIEVKLVLDAKYEAFEFLTENYVIRKHKIYHIEDIGENYLSALELNTQIDLKEMERFLTITNSYFDNLNVEYEDYRIEKLNKKSFVPRIIIEKISKDRSLYLKFGFEISTMTYNMLKQDDIKTVVLLNSLEKVISICDIDISTMSESMEDVIKILVKYQRKLKLKESYYVEENLIILHEKLAKEFISKELLNLVSKYKFIGTEKLKTYKIKTVQPKLIAKLSHSIDFLEGDAHLEIEGEKFSILDIISKYKKDSYVVLSDGTNALINKKYIEKLERLFKNSKSSKDVKVSFFDLPIIEELIGEKISGDGLTYGRKIFEGLNEIENLDIPGAMVDATLRNYQEYGYKWLYYITENKLGGCLADDMGLGKTIQTISILAYTYLHKNLTKPSLIIMPKSLVFNWENEIKKFCKDLTVGIYYGNNRDFNEVKSKNIILTTYGTVRNDVKLLTKEKFEMIILDESQNIKNITSQITKAVMLLNSEKRLALSGTPVENNLGELYSLFRFLNPQMFGGIEDFNNYYANPIQKDNDLEIIEELKKKIYPFILRRIKKQVLKDLPDKIEKTLYVEMNEPQRKLYEERRNFYYTLINQKLTEHGIGKSQIFILQALNELRQIASCPESKSDGLVRSAKLEILVNNILEAVKNGHKVLVFTNYINSIDNIREELENHGINHISMTGATKNRQELVEKFQTSKECKVFIMTLKTGGVGLNLTAADKIFIYDPWWNKTAEDQAVDRSYRMGQDRTVFAYKLITKGTIEEKMLSLQMEKNKLFNSLITTDTVAVKSLSESDIEYMLGV from the coding sequence ATGTACGATAAATTTATTAGTAAAAGTGAAGAACGGGTAGAAGTTTATTTTAAATTAAGGTTTTTTGAGAAGAAATCTTATGTAGAGGTAGTGGATAAAAAAGGAGATGAAATAAGTCTTCCAATGACACCTATCCAGACAGATAAAAATACTTTAGAAATAATCTCTAATTTAGAGCTTATAAACGAGCATAACTATTTTAATATATCGTGGGAAAATGAAGATAATCTAATTTATTTAGAAGAAAACCCACATCTATTTGAACTCTTAAGAAAGAGTAAGTATTTTGTTACAGATGATTTTAAAGGGATTAGTATTAGGGAAAATAAAAGACAAATAACTCTAAAACTGGAGAAATCTAAGGAAAAAATAGAAGTCAAATTAGTATTAGATGCTAAATATGAAGCTTTTGAATTTTTGACTGAAAATTATGTTATAAGAAAACATAAGATCTATCATATTGAGGATATAGGGGAAAATTATCTGAGTGCATTGGAATTGAATACTCAGATCGATCTAAAAGAGATGGAAAGATTTTTGACTATAACTAATTCTTATTTTGATAATTTAAATGTAGAATACGAGGATTACAGAATTGAAAAACTAAACAAGAAATCATTTGTACCTCGAATTATAATAGAAAAGATTTCAAAAGACAGAAGTCTGTATCTTAAATTTGGTTTTGAGATATCTACTATGACCTATAATATGTTAAAGCAAGATGACATTAAAACTGTAGTGTTATTAAATTCTTTGGAAAAAGTAATATCAATCTGTGATATAGATATATCTACCATGTCTGAGAGTATGGAAGACGTGATAAAAATATTGGTGAAATATCAAAGGAAATTAAAATTAAAAGAAAGTTACTATGTGGAGGAGAATCTGATTATTCTTCATGAAAAATTAGCTAAAGAATTTATAAGCAAGGAACTCCTTAATCTGGTATCTAAATATAAATTCATAGGAACTGAAAAATTAAAAACATATAAGATAAAAACAGTTCAGCCAAAGTTGATAGCTAAATTATCTCATTCAATTGATTTTTTAGAAGGAGATGCACACCTAGAGATAGAAGGAGAAAAATTTTCTATCTTAGATATAATTTCAAAATATAAAAAAGACTCATATGTTGTTTTAAGTGATGGAACTAATGCACTGATCAACAAAAAATATATAGAAAAATTAGAAAGACTATTTAAAAATAGTAAATCATCTAAAGATGTTAAGGTATCTTTCTTTGATCTGCCCATAATAGAAGAACTTATTGGAGAAAAAATATCTGGAGATGGATTGACCTATGGAAGGAAGATATTTGAAGGTTTAAATGAGATAGAGAACCTGGATATACCTGGTGCAATGGTCGATGCAACATTAAGAAATTATCAAGAATACGGGTATAAATGGCTGTATTATATAACTGAAAATAAATTAGGTGGATGTCTAGCTGATGATATGGGTCTGGGGAAAACTATTCAAACTATAAGTATCCTAGCTTATACATATTTGCATAAAAACTTGACGAAACCATCTCTGATTATTATGCCTAAAAGTTTAGTTTTTAACTGGGAAAATGAAATAAAAAAATTCTGTAAAGACCTTACTGTAGGTATATATTATGGAAACAATAGAGATTTTAATGAAGTGAAAAGCAAGAACATTATTCTTACGACCTATGGAACAGTGAGAAATGATGTTAAGTTATTGACTAAGGAAAAATTTGAGATGATCATCTTAGATGAATCCCAGAATATAAAAAATATTACATCCCAAATAACAAAAGCTGTGATGTTATTAAATTCTGAAAAAAGATTAGCTCTTAGTGGTACACCGGTAGAAAATAATCTGGGAGAACTTTATTCATTGTTTAGATTTTTAAATCCACAGATGTTTGGCGGAATTGAAGATTTCAATAATTATTATGCTAATCCGATTCAAAAAGACAATGATTTAGAGATAATAGAGGAGTTAAAGAAAAAAATATATCCATTTATCTTAAGAAGAATAAAAAAACAGGTGTTAAAAGATCTACCAGATAAGATTGAAAAAACTCTTTATGTGGAGATGAATGAACCTCAAAGAAAATTATATGAAGAGAGAAGAAACTTCTACTATACCCTTATCAATCAAAAATTAACAGAACATGGGATAGGAAAGAGTCAAATATTTATTTTACAGGCATTGAATGAATTACGTCAAATAGCCAGCTGCCCAGAATCTAAAAGTGATGGGTTAGTAAGATCAGCTAAGTTAGAGATATTAGTAAATAATATCCTGGAAGCTGTAAAGAATGGACATAAGGTATTAGTTTTTACAAACTATATTAACTCTATAGATAATATACGTGAAGAACTGGAAAACCATGGAATTAATCATATATCGATGACTGGAGCTACAAAAAATAGACAGGAATTAGTAGAAAAATTCCAGACTTCAAAGGAATGTAAGGTATTTATCATGACATTAAAAACAGGAGGAGTCGGACTGAATCTGACTGCTGCTGATAAGATATTTATCTATGACCCTTGGTGGAATAAGACGGCAGAGGATCAAGCTGTAGACAGAAGTTACCGTATGGGACAGGACAGGACAGTATTTGCTTATAAACTTATTACAAAAGGAACGATAGAAGAAAAAATGCTTAGTTTACAGATGGAAAAAAATAAATTATTTAACAGTCTTATAACTACAGATACTGTTGCAGTTAAAAGTCTAAGTGAATCTGATATTGAATATATGTTAGGAGTGTAG
- a CDS encoding rhodanese-like domain-containing protein — MAGIISDLFGWDKHLEVDKDGALDLIGDDAIVIDVRDERKRNKVEAIFDETINVEFNEFETKIKDLLEKKEIAKDDSYVVFCTTGAKGLKAVKVLRKYGFEKSFNMKYGTNAWHANDDGCGT; from the coding sequence ATGGCAGGAATTATTAGTGATCTATTTGGTTGGGACAAACACCTGGAAGTAGATAAAGATGGGGCATTAGATCTTATAGGAGATGATGCAATAGTAATCGATGTAAGGGATGAAAGAAAAAGAAATAAGGTTGAGGCTATCTTTGATGAAACTATCAACGTTGAATTCAATGAATTTGAAACAAAGATAAAGGATCTTTTAGAAAAAAAAGAGATAGCTAAAGATGATTCGTATGTAGTCTTCTGTACAACAGGAGCTAAAGGTCTAAAAGCTGTAAAGGTACTTAGAAAATATGGATTTGAAAAATCGTTTAATATGAAATATGGTACTAATGCATGGCATGCAAACGATGATGGATGCGGTACATGA
- a CDS encoding L-cystine transporter, whose protein sequence is MQILNILIMAILVYVLAWMQKSYKSFTNRVFTGLGLGILFGVSMQVFYGQGSEIISNTLQWTNIIGSGYVSLLKMIVIPLIMVSIASSVINAEESENSSIAKMSTTIIGLLLVTCGIAALISIFTSLVFNLSAEGLISGAKEAARMSYLEGKVGDVSNASSLINQIVGIIPDNPFKAMTGAGNNSTIGVVIFSALVGMATRKIKKNDKKTFELIQNGVNAAQSVVLKLVQMVLGLTPYGVLALMTKVCASSNFVEISRLGNFVVATYVALALMFGVHLLMIMLCGVSPIIFLKKAWTVLTFAFTSRTSAGSIPMNIDCQTKKLGVPNSIASMSAGIGATVGQNGCGGVYPAMLAVMIATATGINVLEPAFFVKLVIVVVIASLGGAGIGGGATIAALIVLPIMGLPIELVGLLIAIEPILDQGRTALNVSGAMATGVVTAKLLGSLDKEIYNDGEGKAVLNRG, encoded by the coding sequence ATGCAAATTTTAAATATACTTATTATGGCAATATTAGTATATGTGCTGGCTTGGATGCAGAAATCATATAAGTCATTTACAAATAGAGTATTTACTGGATTGGGATTAGGGATACTGTTTGGTGTATCTATGCAGGTTTTTTACGGACAGGGATCGGAGATAATCTCAAATACATTACAATGGACTAACATAATAGGTAGTGGGTATGTTTCATTATTAAAGATGATTGTTATTCCTCTAATAATGGTATCTATAGCTTCATCTGTTATCAATGCAGAGGAATCTGAAAATAGTTCTATAGCTAAGATGAGTACGACTATCATTGGGTTATTATTGGTAACTTGTGGTATAGCTGCTCTTATATCTATATTTACATCTTTAGTATTTAATCTAAGTGCAGAGGGATTAATCTCAGGAGCTAAAGAAGCTGCTAGAATGAGTTATTTAGAAGGGAAAGTTGGAGATGTTAGTAATGCTTCTTCATTGATCAATCAAATTGTTGGAATTATTCCAGATAATCCATTTAAAGCTATGACTGGTGCAGGAAATAACTCAACAATTGGTGTAGTTATCTTCTCAGCTTTAGTTGGTATGGCTACAAGAAAGATCAAAAAGAACGATAAGAAGACTTTTGAATTAATTCAAAATGGTGTAAACGCAGCTCAATCTGTAGTATTAAAATTAGTACAAATGGTATTAGGACTTACTCCATATGGTGTATTAGCTCTAATGACTAAGGTCTGTGCTAGTTCTAACTTTGTAGAAATATCAAGATTAGGTAACTTTGTTGTAGCGACTTATGTTGCTTTAGCACTTATGTTTGGAGTTCACTTATTGATGATCATGTTATGTGGTGTATCACCAATAATTTTCTTGAAGAAAGCATGGACAGTATTGACGTTTGCATTTACATCTAGAACATCTGCTGGAAGTATCCCGATGAATATTGACTGCCAAACAAAAAAATTAGGAGTACCTAATTCTATTGCAAGTATGTCAGCTGGAATTGGAGCTACTGTTGGACAAAACGGTTGTGGTGGAGTGTATCCAGCCATGTTAGCTGTAATGATAGCGACTGCTACTGGTATAAATGTATTAGAGCCAGCATTCTTTGTAAAATTAGTTATAGTTGTAGTGATAGCTTCACTTGGAGGAGCTGGAATCGGTGGAGGAGCTACAATAGCAGCCTTAATTGTACTACCTATCATGGGATTACCTATTGAATTGGTTGGATTATTAATAGCTATTGAGCCTATCTTAGATCAAGGTAGAACTGCTTTAAATGTATCAGGAGCTATGGCTACTGGTGTTGTAACAGCAAAACTATTAGGATCTTTAGATAAAGAAATATATAATGACGGTGAAGGTAAGGCCGTATTAAATAGAGGATAA
- a CDS encoding IS3 family transposase (programmed frameshift), whose translation MSKKIFSDIEVTKLSKNKNISKVSNKAITYTFEFKKKFIEEYKMGKPPRIIFEEAGFDVDILGMKRVETSSKRWRRAFKDNGELGLMDSRKTSSGRPLKRELTDLEKIKRLEAQIEYLKIENEFLKKLDENRKGGCLNKTEIFEAIKLIVKRYKLKSKIKFLCFQAGVSRSGFYNYINSEKNRNNKEAKDLNSKRLILKAFNRRGFKKGARSIRMILENEFDTIFNLKKIRRIMKKYEIICPHRKPNPYKNIAKATKEHSTVPNILKREFKQEVPKKVLLTDISYLTYGIGKRAYLSTIKDGSTNEVLAHEVSHSLSIDIALNTVKRLVKRKFKLHPECIIHSDQGFHYTNPKFQRLVKSKKIIQSMSRKGNCWDNAPMESFFGHMKDEINLKPLKTLDDVKKEVSKYMNYYNNHRYQWNLKKMTPVQYRNHLLTVS comes from the exons ATGTCTAAAAAAATATTTTCAGATATAGAAGTTACTAAATTATCTAAAAATAAAAATATTTCTAAAGTTTCAAATAAAGCTATTACATATACTTTTGAATTTAAAAAGAAATTTATTGAGGAATATAAAATGGGAAAGCCTCCGCGTATAATTTTTGAGGAAGCTGGCTTTGATGTGGATATTTTAGGTATGAAAAGAGTTGAAACTTCCTCTAAACGTTGGAGGAGAGCTTTTAAAGATAATGGTGAACTGGGTTTAATGGATTCCAGGAAAACATCTTCTGGAAGACCTCTGAAAAGAGAGTTAACAGATTTAGAAAAAATTAAACGTTTAGAAGCACAGATTGAATATTTAAAAATAGAGAATGAATTTTTAAAAAAGTTAGACGAGA ATCGAAAGGGGGGATGCTTAAATAAAACTGAGATTTTTGAAGCTATTAAATTAATAGTTAAAAGATATAAGTTGAAATCAAAAATTAAATTTCTATGTTTTCAAGCGGGGGTTTCCAGGTCTGGTTTTTACAACTATATTAATTCAGAAAAAAATAGAAATAATAAAGAAGCTAAAGATTTAAACTCCAAAAGATTAATTCTAAAAGCTTTTAATAGAAGAGGTTTTAAGAAGGGCGCCCGAAGTATCAGGATGATTTTAGAGAATGAATTTGATACTATTTTTAATTTGAAAAAAATAAGAAGAATTATGAAAAAATACGAAATAATATGTCCTCACAGAAAACCGAACCCCTATAAAAACATAGCTAAAGCAACTAAGGAACATTCGACTGTCCCTAATATATTGAAAAGAGAATTTAAACAAGAAGTTCCTAAAAAAGTTCTCCTAACTGATATCAGCTATCTAACTTATGGAATTGGAAAAAGAGCTTATCTTTCAACAATAAAAGATGGTAGTACTAATGAAGTATTAGCTCATGAGGTGTCTCATAGTCTTAGTATTGATATTGCTTTAAACACGGTTAAGCGCTTAGTTAAAAGAAAGTTTAAACTCCATCCAGAGTGCATTATTCATTCGGATCAAGGCTTTCACTATACTAATCCTAAGTTTCAAAGATTAGTGAAATCAAAGAAAATTATCCAATCAATGTCGCGAAAAGGTAACTGTTGGGATAATGCTCCTATGGAGTCATTCTTTGGACATATGAAAGATGAAATAAATTTAAAGCCCTTAAAAACATTAGATGATGTAAAGAAAGAAGTATCTAAATATATGAATTATTACAATAACCATAGGTATCAATGGAACTTAAAAAAGATGACTCCTGTGCAATACAGAAATCATCTTTTAACAGTATCTTAA